One Takifugu rubripes chromosome 19, fTakRub1.2, whole genome shotgun sequence genomic window carries:
- the ppm1j gene encoding protein phosphatase 1H, with protein MMISKVKNAMTNLVGGMMPHGHHHHNHNHHGQSCEQDSLPPRFPYNRPEFLDLTPELLQYSTEHASRPVLALKRGSRLPWKTGYAEVINAGKSMLNEDQASCEKLFVKKPNSKHRNSTLLEDNRDGTGIPLHFWGVFDGHAGSGAAIMASKLLHRIIRDRLEEICHLLEDPAGVPPICLAKNGSPYQVDAKKGAAQEPEDPDSVSDSTVRFHMEKVVSLENLVMGVIETAFTQMDDLIQREKASYAISGGCCALAAIHLMGKLYLANAGDSRAIIVRNKEVIPMTNEFTPESERQRLQYLGFLRPELLGNEFTHIEFPRRIQHSELGKKMLYRDHTMTGWAYKTIVEDDLKFPLIYGEGKKARVMATIGVTRGLGDHDLKVYNSNIYIKPFLSCVPEVKIYNVEEHKHGPDDVLVMGTDGLWDVTTDREVADAVSAYLSCCDPSDPMRYTLAAQDLLMRSRGVLKERGWRLPSEKLGSGDDITVFVIPLAGQETET; from the exons ATGATGATCAGCAAAGTTAAAAACGCCATGACCAACCTGGTCGGAGGGATGATGCCACACGGACACCATCACCACAACCACAATCACCACGGCCAGAGCTGCGAGCAGGACAGCCTGCCGCCTCGGTTTCCTTACAACCGGCCGGAATTTCTGGACCTCACCCCGGAGCTCCTGCAGTACTCCACCGAGCACGCATCGCGGCCGGTGCTCGCCTTGAAGAGAGGCAGCAGGCTTCCATGGAAAACAGGCTACGCAGA AGTGATCAACGCGGGGAAGAGCATGCTGAACGAGGACCAGGCCTCGTGCGAGAAGCTGTTTGTGAAGAAGCCGAACAGCAAGCACCGCAACTCCACCCTACTGGAGGACAACAgg GACGGCACTGGAATCCCTCTCCACTTTTGGGGTGTGTTTGATGGTCATGCAGGTTCTGGAGCCGCCATCATGGCCTCCAAGCTTCTCCACCGCATCATCAGGGACCGTTTAGAGGAAATCTGCCACTTGCTGGAGGATCCTGCAGGCGTTCCACCCATCTGCCTGGCGAAAAATGGCAGCCCGTACCAGGTGGACGCGAAGAAGGGGGCCGCGCAGGAACCCGAAGACCCGGACTCTGTCAGCGACTCTACAGTCCGCTTTCACATGGAGAAGGTTGTCAGCCTGGAGAACCTGGTGATGGGAGTCATAGAAACTGCATTCACACAGATG GATGACCTCATACAAAGGGAAAAAGCATCGTACGCCATTTCTGGCGGCTGCTGTGCCTTGGCCGCCATCCACTTGATGGGAAAACTTTACTTAGCCAACGCTGGTGATAGCAG GGCCATAATCGTTCGAAATAAGGAAGTCATTCCCATGACTAACGAATTCACACCAGAGTCTGAGAGGCAGCGGCTACAGTACCTG ggcTTCCTGAGGCCGGAGCTCCTGGGTAATGAGTTCACTCACATTGAGTTTCCTCGCAGGATTCAGCACAGCGAGCTGGGGAAGAAGATGCTCTACAGAGATCACACCATGACCGGCTG GGCGTATAAAACAATTGTTGAAGATGATCTCAAATTTCCTCTGATTTACGGGGAGGGTAAGAAG GCGCGCGTCATGGCGACCATCGGGGTGACAAGGGGTCTCGGAGATCACGATCTGAAGGTCTACAACTCCAACATCTACATCAAGCCCTTTCTGTCATGCGTCCCTGAG gtgaagatttataATGTGGAGGAGCACAAACATGGTCCAGATGATGTCTTGGTAATGGGCACAGATGGATTGTGGGATGTGACGACTGACAGGGAAGTGGCAGATGCTGTGTCAGCCTACTTATCCTGCTGTGACCCCTCCGACCCCATGAG GTACACGCTGGCTGCACAGGACCTGCTGATGAGGTCACGCGGCGTGCTAAAAGAGCGCGGCTGGCGGTTACCCAGTGAAAAACTGGGCTCgggtgatgacatcactgtgtTCGTCATCCCGCTGGCCGGCCAAGAAACCGAGACATGA